From Sardina pilchardus chromosome 9, fSarPil1.1, whole genome shotgun sequence, a single genomic window includes:
- the mkrn2os.2 gene encoding MKRN2 opposite strand protein, whose translation MDKSVVRFSHCNKDIFCFFVPEECPECGLSFSGRRLEEAPVSIPNPFCNGHKSPCSFLVSPTDENKLRDFDGGSDLHTGITNTKGVVFNYTKTGVRRDYQGWERCISIPLVQPDMYNLIDQWDQYLDKFSTAQMWDPVWQSFNEESHNCYNYTLMFINCVLATQGKRALSKDEFTKSFVLPRIKRASKYTTLCREISQNHFYIVDSPQKETRETDADGKT comes from the exons ATGGATAAGAGTGTGGTGAGATTCAGCCACTGCAACAAGGATATCTTTTGTTTCTTCGTGCCGGAGGAATGCCCCGAGTGTGGGCTTAGCTTTAGCGGCCGGAGACTGGAGGAGGCGCCCGTTAGCATACCTAACCCTTTCTGCAATGGACACAAATCTCCATGCTCCTTCCTGGTGTCTCCAACAGATGAAAACAAACTCAG AGACTTTGATGGAGGATCTGATCTTCATACAGGCATCACCAACACTAAAG GTGTAGTGTTTAACTATACCAAAACGGGAGTGCGCAGAGATTACCAGGGCTGGGAGAGATGCATCAGCATTCCTCTAGTGCAGCCTGACATGTACAACCTCATAGACCAGTGGGATCAGTACCTGGACAAGTTCTCCACTGCCCAGATGTGGGACCCAGTCTGGCAAAG CTTTAATGAGGAGTCCCACAACTGCTACAACTACACACTCATGTTCATAAACTGTGTGTTAGCAACTCAGGGCAAACGTGCCCTCAGCAAAGACGAGTTCACAAAGAGCTTTGTGCTTCCTCGGATAAAGCGGGCCTCTAAATACACCACCCTCTGCAGAGAGATCTCCCAGAACCACTTCTATATTGTGGACAGTCCTCAGAAGGAGACCAGAGAGACAGATGCTGATGGCAAGACTTGA
- the mkrn2os.1 gene encoding MKRN2 opposite strand, tandem duplicate 1 produces MERTIIKYNHCEKAIYRFSVANVDMGDPGENEFKHCPICSETLMFDLLNAPVSIPSPFVNGHKVPCAFAIGSVHGPSFLGEWHDTELHVGITDSTGVVYNYTLSGLRRDEHGWEKCVCLQLVPPWRDHLKHTWDKELEQFCSLSTWAPERFDEEREFGSCCYGFALTFINHMRTLEGQPSLSREEFTGTHILPRVKTASKYIRVYQEISHNGLYIADQMEMTRLEL; encoded by the exons ATGGAGAGAACAATTATTAAATACAACCATTGTGAAAAGGCCATATATCGTTTTTCGGTTGCAAATGTAGATATGGGAGATCCAGGAGAAAATGAATTCAAACATTGTCCCATCTGTTCTGAGACTTTAATGTTTGACCTCCTCAACGCACCTGTAAGCATTCCGAGTCCATTTGTGAATGGACACAAAGTTCCTTGTGCTTTTGCGATCGGATCTGTGCACGGACCGTCTTTTCTCGG GGAGTGGCATGACACGGAGCTTCACGTTGGCATAACAGATTCAacag GTGTGGTATATAACTATACCTTATCTGGACTCCGGAGAGATGAACATGGCTGGgagaaatgtgtatgtttgcaatTAGTCCCACCTTGGAGAGACCACTTAAAACATACCTGGGACAAGGAGCTTGAACAGTTCTGTTCGCTCTCTACTTGGGCTCCAGAACG GTTTGACGAGGAGAGGGAGTTTGGATCCTGCTGCTATGGGTTTGCCCTCACCTTTATAAATCACATGCGTACCCTGGAAGGGCAGCCCTCTCTGAGTAGAGAGGAATTCACAGGCACTCACATTCTGCCCAGAGTTAAGACAGCCTCAAAATACATCAGAGTTTATCAGGAAATATCACACAATGGGCTTTATATTGCTGACCAAATGGAAATGACTCGACTTGAATTGTGA
- the mkrn2 gene encoding E3 ubiquitin-protein ligase makorin-2 has translation MKMSTKQVTCRYFLHGVCREGSRCMFSHDLATSKPSTICKFYQKGVCAYGDRCRYDHVKLAGGRGGGGGGGGGGAISGPPGVDVASRSSTSSGPPMSGVGPPPSTGRPAKKPVVLRDRALACDRGPPHPAESAEVLEDHWEYRDGGGQAKSHSYLDAIRTGLECSAAAPPAPSSSSSYPEMPGQTQLCPYAAAGQCHYGNNCPYLHGDLCEICRLQVLHPLDPEQRRAHEKMCMVAFEMDMEKAFRAQQSQDKVCSICMEVVYEKATPSDRRFGILSSCCHTYCLSCIRQWRCAKQFENKIIKSCPECRVVSEFVIPSVYWVEDQDEKNRLIEEFKSGVSKKPCKYFDQGRGSCPFGGKCLYLHAYPDGTLAEPDKPRKQLSSEGNVRFLNSVRLWDFIEEREHRGASQYEDEVNELGELFMQLSGAGSESGAPGPH, from the exons ATGAAAATGTCCACAAAGCAAGTAACCTGCAG ATATTTCCTCCATGGCGTGTGTCGAGAAGGGAGCAGATGTATGTTTTCACATGATCTGGCAACAAGTAAACCGTCAACTATATGTAAATTTTATCAGAAAGGTGTTTGTGCATATGGAGACCGCTGCAG GTATGACCACGTCAAGCTCGCGGGTGGtcgaggaggtgggggaggaggaggtggtggaggcgcTATTAGTGGCCCTCCGGGCGTTGATGTGGCCAGTAGAAGCAGCACCAGTTCAGGACCTCCAATGTCAGGAGTAGGTCCACCACCAAGCACTGGGAGACCGGCCAAAAAGCCAGTGGTGCTAAGAGACAGAG CACTGGCCTGTGACAGAGGTCCCCCCCACCCAGCAGAGAGTGCAGAGGTGCTGGAGGACCACTGGGAGTACAGAGACGGTGGTGGGCAGGCCAAATCCCACTCCTACCTGGACGCCATCCGGACCGGCCTGGAGTGCTCTGCCGCCgcgccccccgccccctcctcctcctcctcctacccgGAAATGCCCGGACAGACACAACTGTGCCCTTATGCGGCTGCTGGACAGTGTCACTATGGCAACAACTGTCCCTATCTCCATGGGGACCTGTGTGAGATATGCAGGCTGCAGGTGCTGCACCCACTGGACCCTGAGCAGAGAAGAGCTCATGAAAAG ATGTGCATGGTTGCCTTTGAGATGGACATGGAGAAGGCGTTCCGGGCGCAGCAGAGCCAGGACAAGGTGTGCAGCATCTGCATGGAGGTGGTGTACGAGAAGGCCACGCCCTCTGACCGACGCTTCGGCATCCTGTCCAGCTGCTGCCACACCTACTGCCTCAGCTGCATCCGCCAGTGGCGCTGCGCCAAGCAGTTTGAGAACAAGATCATCAA GTCTTGTCCTGAGTGTAGAGTGGTGTCGGAGTTTGTCATTCCCAGTGTGTACTGGGTAGAAGATCAGGATGAGAAGAACCGCCTCATTGAAGAGTTCAAATCTGGCGTCAG CAAGAAGCCCTGCAAGTACTTTGACCAAGGCCGAGGGAGCTGCCCGTTTGGAGGGAAGTGCCTCTATTTGCATGCCTATCCTGACGGCACACTGGCAGAACCTGACAAGCCCCGCAAGCAGCTCAGCTCCGAGGGAAACGTGCGG TTCCTGAACTCCGTGCGCCTGTGGGACTTCATCGAGGAGCGCGAGCACCGCGGGGCCTCCCAGTACGAGGACGAGGTGAACGAGCTGGGGGAGCTCTTCATGCAGCTGTCAGGAGCAGGGAGTGAGAGTGGGGCCCCAGGACCTCACTGA